The Rhodobacter sp. genome segment CGGCCTGCGTGTCGATGAACAGGGTGTCGAGATTCGCCTCGCCGCAAAAGCAATGCGCGCGTGGCCACCATTCGGCGAACCGGTGGACAAAGAACGCCCAGGCCCGGTCCGGCGAAACGGGCACATCGACGATGCGCGTGATCTCGTCGGGGTTCATGCCGCTCTCCACCAGGTTTCCAGTGTATCCCCCAGACCGTGTTCCGCCCGGAAACCCAGCTCTTGCGCGGCGGCCGACAAGTCGGTCGGCGCCGGGCGCAGATGCGGAAAGCCGGCGAACCCGCTCGGCGGGTGATCGGGAACCGATAGCGTGAAGGCCCCGAACCGCGACGCGATTTCCCGGGCCACGGCGTCCAGTGTCCAGGCTGTCGGATGGGCAATCGAATAGACCCCCTGCGCCGGGGCGTCGGCGTCGAGCGCGGCGATCATGGCACGCCCACAATCGCGGGGGTCGATGAACTCTTCGGTTCCGTCCCACCACAGGAACGGGTCGTCGAGCCTATGCGCGCCCCCGGCCCGCGCCGCCGCGATCAGCCGCGCCATCAGGCGACCAGGAACGCTGGTCGGCTGATCCGCCTCGCCGCCAACCACGGCGGCAAAACGCAGGGATACCGTGGAAAGCCCGTAGAGGTCGCGCCACAAGAGCGCCAGATGCTCGCAACTTTGCTTGGTCAGGGCATACAGGCTGCCGGGGCGATGGCTGACCAAGCCAAGGGCGGCATCTTCGGGGATCGGGTCGGGGCCCAGTGCGGGAAACCCGGCATAGACCACCGTTGCCGAACTGGCCTGCACGAACCGGCGAACCCCGGCCATATGCGCTGCGTCCAGCAGGCGCGCGGTGCCCATGATGTTGACCTCGAGCCCGCGCAGGGGGTCGGCCCGCAATCCCGTCGAAAGCACTGCGGCGGTATGAAGGACCCCGTCGATACCATGCAGCATGTCCTGCAACGGTGCGCGCAAGAGATCCGCCTCGATGAACGCGACACCCGGCAGCGACAGAACCGAGGGCGAAGGCGGGCGGATATCGACCAGCGTGCAGGCTTGCCCACGCGCGGACAGAAGACTGGCGCATTGCTGGCCGATCAGCCCCGCGCCAGTGATCAGGACTGGTTTCAAATGCCCAACCCACCTAGCGATTTGCCGCCATCGACGAACAGCGTCTGGCCGGTGACGAACGCCGCCTCGGGGCTGGCCAGCCAGACCACCGCCGAGGCGATCTCGGACGGATCGGCGGCACGGCCTGCGGGTTCCAGCTTGCTCCAGGCTTCGAACATTTCTTCGGGGGCCGAGCGGGTCATCGGGGTGTCGGTGAACCCGGGCGCAACCGAGTTCACGGTGATCCCGGTGCCGCGCAATTCCATCGCGAAGGCCCGGGTCAAACCGACCACCGCCGCTTTCGAGGCGACGTAATGTGCAAAGCGCGTGCCACCCAGGGCCCCACGCGACGAGATCGTCACGACCCGTCCGCCGGTGGTCATCCGCGCGATTCCTTCCTGAGCGGCGATGAAGGTGCCGATCAGGTTGACCTCCATCATCTTGCGAAAGTCGTCCTCGGTCAGATCCGCCAGCTTGCGGTCCCAGTAGACACCGGCAGCCGTAACAACCGTGTCGATCCGCTCTTCGGCATCCATGACGGCTTGAATCTGCCCGCGGTTGGTGGTGTCCGCGACAGCACCCAGCGCATCGATTCCTTCGGCGCGCAGGGATTCGGCGGCGGCGTCGATCTTGTTCTGATCGAGGTCCAGCAGGATCACCCGGTCCCCGGCCACGCCAAGTGCTCGGGCGATGGCAAAACCGATGCCCTGTCCAGCGCCAGTGACCAGCGACGTGCGTTTGGCTACCATGGCTCAGCCCTCCAGCGATTCCGAGACGACATGCGTCACGGTCCCTTGAAAGGGTGCCATGCCTGCCTTGATGCGGTCGCGCACCGCAGTGCGCACGGGGCTGGCCAGTGCGGCCTCCATGTCCGCCAGGGTTTCGAACAGCAGATCGAACTGCATATAAAGGGGCGGCGCGCCCTCGTCGGCCTGAACGAGCTTGCGCAGGGTCACGCCGCGAATGCCGGGATAGGTGCCGATTTCGGGCACCACGGCGTCGCGCATGTAGGCGTCGAAGGCGGGCTGATCGGCGGGGGCCACCGTGCCCAGCAACAAGGCAGATCTGAGGATCACGACGGGTCCTTTCCATGGGAATCGGGGGTCAGCAGCCGCGCCACCGCCTGCTCGGTCTTGCGCAGATGGGTGTTCATCAGCGCCACCGCCTGCGCGGTGTCGCGGCGCAGCACGGCCTCCATGATGGCGCGGTGTTCGGCGTTCACGTCGCGCACGTCCGCGGCAAGGTTGCGATAATTCAGCAGTCGCAACTTGCGATATCGTTCCGAATGGTCGGCCAGGTCGCGCCATATCTGCAACAGCCAATCCGACCCGGCAGCCGAGACCAGCGCGTAATGGAACTGACGGTGCTGCACCTCCCAGGCGGCGGCGGTGGCGCGGTCCTCGGGCGATTCCGGCAAGGGCGCGCGGGCCAGCAGATGCATGGCGCGCAGGATCTCGCCCTCCCATTCGGCATCGCCCCGCGCGATGGCCTTGGTCAGGCACAAGGCCTCGATCTCGCGGCGGGTCTGCATCAGGTCGTGCAGTTCGGCCAGCGTTACCGCGCGCACCCGGGCGCCGCGGTTCACCTCGTTGGTGACCATGCCCTCGCTTGCCAGGCGCATGAGCGCCTCGCGGATCGGCGTCAGCCCCAGGCTGTAGCGTTCGCGCAGGTCCGCCGCGCGCAGACGCTCGCCGGGAATCAGCGCGCCATGAAGGATCTCGTGCCTCAGGACGTCATAGGCGGATTGCGCGATTTTATCTGACATCTCAATTTATATGTTGACGGTTCGATTTTATGAAATCTACTGTATGTCACAGAATGAAAGCCGTCAAGCAACGACGGCAGGCGCCGCAGGAGATCGTTACCGTCATGACTAGCACAGACTTTCCTGACTGCCCCTGGGCGCTGGCCACCGTCGATTCGGCGACAGGACCGCTCGCCTGCCTTGAAACGGGTGGCAAACTCTATCGTCTGGCGCCCTCGCTGGCGCGGGTGGGGTGGACCGGCGCGGTCACCGGCACCGCGCTCTTCGACGACTGGTCCGCCGCCGAGAAAAGCCTCACGGCGGCGGCCGAACGGGTTGACCCGGCCGACCTTGTCGATCCGACCCTGAAACGCCTGGCGCCGGTCCTCTATCCCGGCAAGGTTCTGTGCGCCGGCGCGAACTATTACAACCACATGGCCGAGATGGGCTTTCCGGTCAAAGACAAGTCCACGCAGCGGCTGTTCTTCTTTTTCAAGCCGCCGCGCAATGCCGTGGTCGGCGAGGGGCCGACGGTCCACATGCCGCTTGATACGCAGGCCTTCGACTGGGAGGTCGAGCTGGCCGTGGTGATCGGCAAGCCGTGCCGCGCGGTCAGTGTGGACGAGGCGCTGGACCATGTTGCCGGCTACACGGTCGCGGTCGATTTCTGCGCGCGCGACCTGAACAAGGCGCCCGAGCAATTCTACAAGCTGGACTGGGTCGCGGGCAAGGCACAGGAAACCTGTTGCCCGTTGGGGCCGCGCTTCGTTCCGGCGTCGGCCTTTGCCGATCCGCAGGCGATCCGTCTGGGGTTGCGCGTCAACGGCGTGACCAAGCAGGACGACATCACCGGCGACATGATCTTTCCGATCGCCGAGCAACTGTCGATCCTGTCGCGGATCATGACCCTCGACCCGGGCGACGTGGTGCTGACCGGCACCCCGGCCGGGGTCGGCGCGGCCAGGCAGACCTTTCTGTCGGTTGGCGACCGGGTCGAGGCCTGGATCGACGGCATCGGCACTCTGACCACCACCATTCAACCCCCGAAAACGACCGCCGGCTAACGGCGGAGCCCCTTCGACAAGGAGACGACAGATGAGCCTTACCACTCTTTCCCGGCGCGCGATGCTCGCCATCACGGCGATCGGACTGGCCACCCTCCCGGCGCTGGCCCAGGCGCAAACCGTGCGTTTCTCGACCGCCGGACCTGCCGGGGATTTCCTCTATCGCGGGATGGAGATGATGGCCCAACACGTGGCCGACGCCAATGTCGGCCTGACGGTCGAGACCTACCCGGCCTCGTCGCTGTTCCGGCAGGGCACCGAGGTTCCGGCGATCCAGCGCGGCAACCTGGAAATGAGCACCATGGCCGCGCCCGAAATCTCGGCGCAGATCCCGTCCTGGGGGTTCCTGAGCCGCGCCTTCTTGTTTCGCGACTATGACCACATGATCGAGGTCATGTCCGGCCCGATCGGTCAGCAACTTGTGGCCGATGTCGCCGATCAGATGGGGATCGAGATCCTCGCCGTGGCCTATCTCGGCACGCGCCAGGTCGCGTTGCACCAGGCCCGCGACGTGCACAGCCCCGAGGATCTGCACGGCGTGCGCCTGCGGATGCCCGGCTCGCCCGAATGGCTGTTGCTGGGCGAATCGCTGGGGGTCGAACCGACGCCGATGGCTATGCCCGAGGTCTATGTCGCGCTTCAGACCGGCGCCATCGACGGCCAGGAAAACCCGCTGACGATCTTCAACGCCGCGCGGTTCTACGAAGTCAGCGAACAGGTCCTGCTGACCTCGCACATGGTGCAGCCGGTGTTCTACGCGATCTCCAAGCCCTTCTTCGACGCGCTCACCGCCGAGCAGCAGCAGGCGTTGCGTGAGGGCGCCCGGATCGGCGCGGGATGGAACAACGAGCAGCGTCGGGCCGACGAGGTGTCGGTCGCGGACCGCCTGGTCTCCGAGCGTGGCCTGCGCGTCGATGCCATCGATCTGGCGCCGTTCCGCGCCAATGCCGATCGCGTTTACGCAGCGTCGGATCTGGCGGCCGAGTGGAACACCGATCTGATGAACCAGATCCTGGGTCGATAAGCCTGTCATGGCCCGCATCCTGCTCACACTCCTTGCGGGTGCCCGAGTCGTCCGCCGCCTCTCCGAGGTGGCGGCGACCCTCGGGTTCGGCGCGCTCGCGGGCCTGCTCGCCTATACCGTCTGGCAACGCTACGTGATGGGCACCCCCTCGTCCTGGTCGGACGAGTTCGCGATGATCCTGTTTCTGTGGTTGATCTTTGGTGCCGCCGCGCTGGTGGTGCCTTACCGTGACCAGATCGCGGTCGGGTTGCTGGTCGATACGGTGCCCGCCCCCTGGCGCCGCTGGCTCGAGGTTTTGGGCGCAGCCCTGGCCGGGGCGATCTTGCTGGCGACGCTGCCGGTCACGATGGATTACATCGCCTTCCTGTGGCGCGAACGCACGCCGGCGCTGCGCTGGCGGCTGAACCACGTCTATTTGATCTTTGCCCTGTTCCAGGGCCTGATTGCCCTCGGCCTGCTCTTGCGCGCGTTGATCGGCCTGATCGGTCGCGCGACGCCCTTTGACGATCCGGCCCCTGCCAACATCGAGGACTGGATCGAATGAGCCCAGCTTTTGCCACGCTACTTGTCGTGCTCGTGACCCTGGTGCTGATGCGCATTCCGATCCCCTTCGCGATGATCTGCGCGGGCTTTGTCTATCTGTGGGTGGGCGGGCAGGACATGGGGCTGGTGGTCGATCAGGTGATGAACAGCCTGTTCAGTTCCTACGTGCTGCTGGCGGTTCCGATGTTCATTCTGGCCGCGAACATGATGAACGCCGGAACGATCTCGGAACGCCTGTGGCGCGCGGCCGATGCGATGGTGGGTCGTGCGCGGGGCGGGCTGGGCCATGTGAACGTCCTGGTCAGCATCGTGTTCTCGTCGATGTCCGGCAGCGCCGTCGCCGACGCCGCGGGGCCGGGCATGATGTCGATCCGCATGATGCAGAAGGTCGGCGGCTATCCAGGAGGGCTGGCGGTGGCGATCACCGCGGCCTCGGCGGTGATCGCGCCGATCATCCCGCCCTCGATTCCGATGGTGCTGTATGCGCTCAATTCGAACACCTCGGTCGGGGCGCTGTTCCTGGGCGGCATCGTCCCCGGCCTGCTGATGGGCCTGGCCTTGATGTTGACCATCGCGATCATCGCCCCGCGCATGGGTCTGCCGGCATCGGAGGCGATGAGCGGCGCGGAGATCCGCCGGGCATTGATCGCCGCGGTGCTGCCGATGACCCTGCCGATGATCCTGCTGGGCGGCATCTGGTCGGGGATCTTCACCCCGACCGAGGCCGCGGCCGTGGGCGCGATCTGGGCCTTTCTGCTTTCGGCGGTGGTCTATCGCGCGCTGGATCTCAAAGGGCTCTGGCAGGTGCTGCGGGTGTCGATGCAGAACGCCACCGTGGTCATGCTGCTGATCGCCGGGGCGTTCCTGATCAACTACGCCGTCACCGCCGAACGCCTGGACCGTGCGCTTGCCGACCTGATCCTGTCGCGGAACCTGTCGCCCTGGATGTTCCTGCTGATCGTCAATCTGGTGTTTCTGGCGCTGGGATGCCTGATCGACACCGGCACGCTGATCCTGGTCTTTGTGCCGCTGCTGATGCCCGCCGTCGCCGCGTTGGGTATCGACCCGGTGCATTTCGGCGTGCTCATCACCGTCAACATCATGATCGGACTGGTGACCCCGCCCTTTGGCCTGCTGCTTTTCGTTCTGGGTGGCCTGTCCAGGGTCGGAATGGGCGACACCGTGCGCTACCTCTGGCCGTTCCTGATCGCCCTCGTCCTCTGCCTC includes the following:
- a CDS encoding NAD(P)-dependent oxidoreductase, with the protein product MKPVLITGAGLIGQQCASLLSARGQACTLVDIRPPSPSVLSLPGVAFIEADLLRAPLQDMLHGIDGVLHTAAVLSTGLRADPLRGLEVNIMGTARLLDAAHMAGVRRFVQASSATVVYAGFPALGPDPIPEDAALGLVSHRPGSLYALTKQSCEHLALLWRDLYGLSTVSLRFAAVVGGEADQPTSVPGRLMARLIAAARAGGAHRLDDPFLWWDGTEEFIDPRDCGRAMIAALDADAPAQGVYSIAHPTAWTLDAVAREIASRFGAFTLSVPDHPPSGFAGFPHLRPAPTDLSAAAQELGFRAEHGLGDTLETWWRAA
- a CDS encoding SDR family oxidoreductase, producing the protein MVAKRTSLVTGAGQGIGFAIARALGVAGDRVILLDLDQNKIDAAAESLRAEGIDALGAVADTTNRGQIQAVMDAEERIDTVVTAAGVYWDRKLADLTEDDFRKMMEVNLIGTFIAAQEGIARMTTGGRVVTISSRGALGGTRFAHYVASKAAVVGLTRAFAMELRGTGITVNSVAPGFTDTPMTRSAPEEMFEAWSKLEPAGRAADPSEIASAVVWLASPEAAFVTGQTLFVDGGKSLGGLGI
- a CDS encoding EthD family reductase; its protein translation is MILRSALLLGTVAPADQPAFDAYMRDAVVPEIGTYPGIRGVTLRKLVQADEGAPPLYMQFDLLFETLADMEAALASPVRTAVRDRIKAGMAPFQGTVTHVVSESLEG
- a CDS encoding FCD domain-containing protein, whose translation is MSDKIAQSAYDVLRHEILHGALIPGERLRAADLRERYSLGLTPIREALMRLASEGMVTNEVNRGARVRAVTLAELHDLMQTRREIEALCLTKAIARGDAEWEGEILRAMHLLARAPLPESPEDRATAAAWEVQHRQFHYALVSAAGSDWLLQIWRDLADHSERYRKLRLLNYRNLAADVRDVNAEHRAIMEAVLRRDTAQAVALMNTHLRKTEQAVARLLTPDSHGKDPS
- a CDS encoding fumarylacetoacetate hydrolase family protein, giving the protein MTSTDFPDCPWALATVDSATGPLACLETGGKLYRLAPSLARVGWTGAVTGTALFDDWSAAEKSLTAAAERVDPADLVDPTLKRLAPVLYPGKVLCAGANYYNHMAEMGFPVKDKSTQRLFFFFKPPRNAVVGEGPTVHMPLDTQAFDWEVELAVVIGKPCRAVSVDEALDHVAGYTVAVDFCARDLNKAPEQFYKLDWVAGKAQETCCPLGPRFVPASAFADPQAIRLGLRVNGVTKQDDITGDMIFPIAEQLSILSRIMTLDPGDVVLTGTPAGVGAARQTFLSVGDRVEAWIDGIGTLTTTIQPPKTTAG
- the dctP gene encoding TRAP transporter substrate-binding protein DctP; this encodes MSLTTLSRRAMLAITAIGLATLPALAQAQTVRFSTAGPAGDFLYRGMEMMAQHVADANVGLTVETYPASSLFRQGTEVPAIQRGNLEMSTMAAPEISAQIPSWGFLSRAFLFRDYDHMIEVMSGPIGQQLVADVADQMGIEILAVAYLGTRQVALHQARDVHSPEDLHGVRLRMPGSPEWLLLGESLGVEPTPMAMPEVYVALQTGAIDGQENPLTIFNAARFYEVSEQVLLTSHMVQPVFYAISKPFFDALTAEQQQALREGARIGAGWNNEQRRADEVSVADRLVSERGLRVDAIDLAPFRANADRVYAASDLAAEWNTDLMNQILGR
- a CDS encoding TRAP transporter small permease subunit, whose amino-acid sequence is MARILLTLLAGARVVRRLSEVAATLGFGALAGLLAYTVWQRYVMGTPSSWSDEFAMILFLWLIFGAAALVVPYRDQIAVGLLVDTVPAPWRRWLEVLGAALAGAILLATLPVTMDYIAFLWRERTPALRWRLNHVYLIFALFQGLIALGLLLRALIGLIGRATPFDDPAPANIEDWIE
- a CDS encoding TRAP transporter large permease — protein: MSPAFATLLVVLVTLVLMRIPIPFAMICAGFVYLWVGGQDMGLVVDQVMNSLFSSYVLLAVPMFILAANMMNAGTISERLWRAADAMVGRARGGLGHVNVLVSIVFSSMSGSAVADAAGPGMMSIRMMQKVGGYPGGLAVAITAASAVIAPIIPPSIPMVLYALNSNTSVGALFLGGIVPGLLMGLALMLTIAIIAPRMGLPASEAMSGAEIRRALIAAVLPMTLPMILLGGIWSGIFTPTEAAAVGAIWAFLLSAVVYRALDLKGLWQVLRVSMQNATVVMLLIAGAFLINYAVTAERLDRALADLILSRNLSPWMFLLIVNLVFLALGCLIDTGTLILVFVPLLMPAVAALGIDPVHFGVLITVNIMIGLVTPPFGLLLFVLGGLSRVGMGDTVRYLWPFLIALVLCLGVITYVPAVVLALPHAFGF